The following coding sequences lie in one Enterococcus sp. 9E7_DIV0242 genomic window:
- a CDS encoding sensor histidine kinase produces METFRTSNFVEKGLLLFFSFLLLISDSYQSERVVFILLTLLFSMIIWVLQQPKLSVVAIFILLLASYWWKEYVFFIPFLFYDGMYDTSYGVTVVNAGLMSVYLVSDDQLSLTNKSFIIGLCLLASYLAHRHIGAIQSNERRQLLEDEMLSLNYSLQQQEKERQKRQETMLSLEVSNERNRIARDIHDNVGHLLSSSLLQIGAIQTINQQENLQAPLNQLKETVTEGMDNIRSSVHDLHDESLRLSIAMQKILENFQFCAVELTDELPEYLDKECKLACIMIVKEALSNIMKHSNAKKAVISFKQQPGFYKLTISDNGTKRKVTDITERGIGLTSMEERLSRLGGRLNYHQTEQGFSLIAIFPKYEGETI; encoded by the coding sequence ATGGAAACATTTCGAACAAGCAATTTTGTAGAAAAGGGGCTGCTGTTGTTTTTTAGCTTCTTGCTTTTGATCAGTGATTCTTATCAAAGTGAACGAGTGGTCTTCATTTTACTGACCTTGTTATTTAGCATGATTATTTGGGTTTTGCAACAACCAAAGCTATCTGTAGTGGCTATCTTCATTCTTTTGCTCGCGTCCTATTGGTGGAAGGAATATGTCTTTTTCATCCCTTTTCTTTTCTATGATGGGATGTATGATACCAGCTATGGTGTGACGGTTGTCAATGCCGGTCTGATGAGTGTTTACTTAGTATCCGATGACCAGCTTAGTCTGACCAACAAATCTTTTATTATCGGTCTGTGCCTTCTTGCTTCCTATTTAGCCCATCGACATATTGGAGCTATTCAGTCGAATGAACGAAGACAATTGCTTGAGGACGAAATGTTGTCGTTAAACTATTCGTTGCAGCAGCAAGAGAAGGAGCGACAAAAACGTCAGGAGACGATGCTTTCATTAGAGGTTTCAAATGAACGGAATCGAATCGCTCGGGATATCCATGACAATGTAGGACATCTGCTGTCCAGTAGTTTACTTCAAATTGGAGCTATTCAGACAATCAATCAGCAGGAAAATCTTCAAGCGCCACTGAATCAATTGAAAGAAACCGTTACAGAGGGAATGGATAATATTCGTTCCAGTGTCCATGACTTACATGATGAATCCTTGCGTTTGTCGATTGCGATGCAGAAGATTTTGGAAAATTTTCAATTTTGTGCGGTAGAGTTGACGGATGAGCTGCCTGAATATTTGGATAAAGAGTGCAAGCTAGCGTGTATCATGATTGTTAAGGAAGCCTTATCGAATATCATGAAGCATAGTAATGCAAAGAAGGCTGTGATCAGCTTCAAACAGCAGCCTGGTTTTTATAAGCTGACAATCTCAGATAACGGTACGAAAAGAAAAGTGACGGATATCACAGAGCGTGGCATTGGTTTGACTAGTATGGAGGAGCGTCTTTCAAGACTTGGTGGACGTCTGAATTATCATCAAACAGAGCAAGGCTTTTCATTGATTGCAATATTCCCTAAGTATGAAGGAGAGACAATATGA
- a CDS encoding response regulator, whose product MIRLVVVDDDFLVTTSLKTIVEASQEIEVIGIGHSAEEAVALYQEQLPDILLMDIRMGESTGLDAARTILAEQPKAAILLLTTFSDDEYIVEALKLGVKGYLLKQNMDAIVPSIKAVKNGQSVFGNAVIDKLPNLLQTEKNEKGCAIDLTERERTTLSLIAEGLNNKEIAKELFLSEGTVRNYVSVLLEKLELRDRTQLAIFYYKELT is encoded by the coding sequence ATGATTCGATTAGTAGTAGTAGATGATGATTTTTTAGTTACGACGTCATTAAAAACGATTGTTGAAGCCAGTCAGGAAATTGAGGTAATCGGGATTGGGCATTCTGCAGAGGAAGCTGTCGCGTTGTACCAAGAACAGCTACCGGATATTTTATTGATGGATATTCGAATGGGAGAAAGCACTGGCTTGGATGCAGCTAGAACAATTTTAGCGGAGCAGCCAAAAGCAGCGATTCTACTTCTGACCACCTTTTCTGATGACGAATACATTGTAGAGGCATTGAAGTTAGGAGTGAAAGGTTATCTGCTAAAACAGAATATGGACGCAATCGTTCCTTCTATTAAAGCAGTAAAAAATGGTCAGTCTGTATTCGGAAATGCAGTAATAGACAAGCTTCCTAATCTTTTACAGACTGAAAAAAATGAAAAAGGGTGTGCGATCGATTTGACAGAAAGAGAGCGAACGACCTTATCCTTGATCGCAGAAGGTTTGAATAATAAAGAAATCGCAAAAGAGCTATTTTTGAGTGAAGGAACGGTACGCAATTATGTCAGTGTTTTGTTGGAAAAGCTTGAGTTGAGGGATCGAACACAGCTAGCTATATTCTATTATAAAGAGTTGACTTAG